TGCTAGAAACCCAAACAGATTCCGCGGAAATGAACGGAAATCCATAATAACGCTAAGGGTGTGCGCAAGTGCGGCTGATCTTTTGCTCATTGCAggacaatttcaaaaaaagtcGAAGACAAGCAAAGCCGCTTTATTACTAATTtagcatttctttttcaggAGGAGCTAAGGATGGTCGAGAGTTATGAGGTGAGATATAATGAAACCTATCACTTATGATGTAAGTCTTTGTACTCACAGTCATTTTCGCAAGGGGTGCCTTCACACCTGCctcatttttgaattgcaGTACACCTTTCCTCACCCCATAACTAACCTTTCTTCCCGGCTATCTATTACTAATTGAGCAGTAGGCGGGATGTGCGTGAAGTACGTAGTCATTTAATTATGTAGATTTGTATACTCAAGGCTTCCTCTGAGCCGGGAAGCTGtggaatttcttttttgaattaatgaaaaagtctCTATCAAAGGTATCTTAAAACACCGGCATGTATGCGGGAACGCGGAGAGTTATGAGCGGTATGGTACGAATATTAGTATTGAAAGGGGAAGTGAAACAACGGAATGAGGTAAAACAGAGCATGGTAAAAATAATCaatccaaaagaagaagaaaaaaaaagggagaGAGAAAGATGAGAAGAAgtattattgatattataatataataataatagagAAGATAATagagaaggaagaaagagaagaaaagaaaatttagaTGTACTctaaaaaagagaaggagGAAGTTCTAAAAAGTGAGGTTGAAATTAGGAGAATGCAGGTATTTTGTTTTCCCTTCCACGATAGGAGAAGCAACAAAATCATAAAAGTAAAATAACAAATTAATCATGATCAAAGAGAGATGGGTCCCTCTAAACCATGGGGTGTGATATGCGTTGATAACTGCAGCCGATATCGAGTAACAAGGTGGGAGAAAAGCAAATTCAGTTTGTAAATTCTATCGTGATTATAAAGATAATTGACGCTTTTGTTGTTCCCTAGCCCATCTTGCTGTATCTTTCGTAGTTTGACTGAACAATTGACTACTTCTCGTCCTTTTGATGTAATCAATGATCCAGTCCTGTCCATAGAACTGCTTAATTGAGCCATCTGGGAACATAGCGGCTATATCCCCTATCAAGCCGACTGCCGCCCTCGAGGTGGTATCCTCACTGTATAACTGCGGATCTTCTGCTACTTGTGCAATAAACTGGAAGATAGTACCGACATATGGGAACAGAGCCTCTGGCTTATCATGTAGACCTGCGACAATACCTACATAAGCATCTAGCACTGCTTCTAATACTTTTATTTGGTGGTCTAAGGCTTCCAATGTACCATTTTCAGGTTTGGTATTTTGCGCAGCAACGCATAATGCCATGATATCATTCAAGTATGGGATAAAATCAGCGCCTATATTGGAGGCAATATCGCCAAACACACTCAAAACAGCTGGTTTCAATTCTCTTCTCGCATTTGGATTAGAAATCATTTGAGCCAAAACATTCATCATGGCATCTGAGTATCTTCtgaaatcttcttctaaCGAATTCGAGATATCCGCGATGAAACCCACTGCAGTGATCGATACCGGCGAGTCCACTTGATTCAAGGCCTTTAATAAATAGGGAGAGAATGTTTCCAGATACTTTTCGAAACTTTTACCTAGAGAAGCAGCTAAAGCTGAGATGGCATAAAACACATCATCCTCAATAAATGCAGagtcctttttttccaacaatttgaaaaacagaCCCATTAGCATGTCAGCAACAGGTTCTACACTACTTGGGCTTTTTCGGATAACGGCAGCTAGAACAGTCAATATATTTGACTGTAATTCTTGTAAACTCTGCGCGTCTTCCAACGACAATTGAGTTTCATCAACGCTCATTGTTTGTCCTAATTTGTCCATAACGAATGTAGAAATGGACGCAGAAGTTTCAGCTACTGTATCAGTGGCGTATTCAACCATAGTAGTCAAAGCTGAAAAGGCTGATGCACGAGCATTAAACTCATTATCGATTCTATTAGCTGCACCGATCAATCCGTCTACAAGAGCTGGATAGAAGTTATAGATTGGAGATGGGGTGGCTTCCGCTAATTGTTCCACTAAATTAATAATGGTCCAAGAACAGTTTGTGGCCACTTTTGGATGATCTTGTAGACCAATCAAACAGGCCTGAACAACACCAGGCAGGTGTTGTTGTGGGTCAATAGATTCAGCGACAGAATCAGCAATTCTACCAATACACCAGGCAGTAGTTTCTTTGACTTGTAAGGATTGATCATTCATTAAGTTCAGGATGGATGGTAAAGCTTGATGGACATAATAGGTTCTTTGAACTTTATCAGGTCCATCCATAATAGAACCAAATGCCATCACAGCAGCTTCACGATTTCTCCAGCTATCCGCAGTGATATTTTGTTCCACAAATTCCAATACGGATTCCAGGATGTGATTACCACAATTTTGGGCAAACAACTGTAAGCACGCACCTGCAGACATGGAAACGTTCCAATCGTCATCTTCCGGATCCTCATTTTGTCTTGTCAGAAGATTTAATAGGTTCGGAACAACGTCTTTAATGGAAGACAAAGCGAAATTATAACTTTGTAAAGGAGATTGAGGGAATTGCGCCAATTCATAGGCGATATCGATTTCCTCTTCACAAATAGTGGACCAGAATTCCACAGTCATGGAAGCTACTTTGTCGTTTGGTGATTTCATGGTGGCTATGGTTAAGGCATATAGTGCTTGCTCCATATAAGGTTTCATAAACGTATAGTACAGTGACATGATTTTACACAGACAGCCAAAGGCAGCAGCTTGAACTTCTATATCTTCAGCTTGAGTCGCTTCACAGACGACTTGCATGAgataatttctttcaccTTCACGTTCCatgttgtttttgataaaaatcaaagagtCTGCAAGAGCGTTCAGGGCTGCCAGTCTGACTGCCTTAGAGGTTTCTGTAGATTGAGCACCTTGGACAATAGCAATCAAGATGttgtttgaagaagagacCAGAGCTTGACTTTGAGGGTCCGCGCTTTCACACATGTAACCTAAAGCCAACAAAGAGGCTCTTTTGACGTTTTCTGGTTGTTCAGCACCTGTATTGTCGACCataattttcatcaactcTGGCCATGCGCCATGGGGTAGCTCGATATCCGCTATAGCAGCTATCAATTGAGCAGCAGCATTAGCTATACGAGGTTCCATAGAGACCAGCGCGGCGAGGGCATTAGCTTTGATTTGACTTTTAGCTTCAGGACTGACTTGAGTAATCCAACGTTGGGCGAATTGCTGAGTCTTGATGGAATCTTTGGAAACCAGCTCGTTCTTCAGAGTTAATGCCGCTAAAATACGCCCTTCTATCTTTGTATTTTCATCGACAAGTACTTGCGAAGAGAGCCCAGCAAATTGCAAAAAGTTGTCATTagataatttctttaattgAGTTTCACTGGTCAACCGAACGTTTTGGTCGGGACTTAGAATACTATTTTCTAGTAGTTGAGCAAATTCAACGGTGGACATTGCTCCTTGTGTGACTTTATGAATTACTCTTTAATCAGTTCTCTCTACCCCTAAAAAGCTTGCAAATATAAAGACGAGAAGGATGCGTAACTCTCCAATATTATAATCCTTCACTGCTTAATGCTGTCTGTTCTTTTATTCCggaaaacaagaaaagacaCTGGAAGACGTCTAGGTTTATTTGCCTCTCTTGtcaattattttcttttttttttttaattttttttattttttttccttggtTTCTTTCATCAGGTTTTTCCTTATAGCCTTTTCAGCAAAattcgatttttttctttctggtCAAAGAATGCTATGCTCGTCTAAAATGATGTGTTAATCGGGACGATAGTAGGTAACGAGAGGACTGACTGCCAAAATCACAGTTGTACGAGTAATATTGGTCATCTAGGGGTCGGATATGGTTACAGCATAGTCAACAAGACCAAGAACCCTTTTGCCTTCAATCCATGTTACTTTTTCCGGAGTAATATAGCTTTGCTTTCTTCCTTATGTACTTGTAGAGgtacacatatatatatatatatatatatatatgtaaattCGCCTTTTTGGCTATTTACCTTCCTTTGGCATGCCCACCCTGTGCTTCTTTAACTGTtcaattgcaaagaaaatcaacatcGTGAATGGTCCCAATCTTGTGAAACTTGGCAGCCAACCTCGGAACATGAAAGAGGGGCCCTCCTTGCGGATGGCGTCGGCAAGGATCTTCAAAGCCGGTTGATGATCCCCGCTGCCGTTCATAATACGAGTCTTCATAACATCCGCTGGAGAACACACCGTGGTGGCTACTAGCCCAGCCAGCAGTGATGCGGTCAAGTGCGTGTAGTTTTTGGACGCATCGAAATTCAATTCCGTGACCAGGTAGTTCTTAAAGACGTCATACGTGACGACCTGACTTGCGGTCATCAGTATGCCCCTGACCATATTGGGCCTCCAGCCCGTGAACAAAGTCTTCAACCCACCCTCGTAGCGATATATCTTGTACACACCATCTACAGCATTCTTGTAGTTTCTCCTTTTCGCCACCTCCAAGGCAGAGTCGTTCTGCATTCTGATATTAACGACATCGGCAAAATTCCCTGCTAGACCGCCGATGGCACCACTGAACATAGAGCAAGGCAGCAGATACGCCATATTGGTCAATTGGTCGTCCGGAATCACCCTCTCTTTCAACAGGTCGTACGCACCGAATCTCACCGTCGTGTATGTGCATTGACGCAACACAGCAGCGCTCAGACCGGAATACAGCCCGACCACACCCTCATTAGCCAAGATGCTCTCCAGCATCTTGAACAGTGTGGGCTTGGGCATAGGAGCCGCCTGCAGTCTGACTTTGGCCAGGTCCAGAGGATGCGTCACCATGGTAGCGAAGATACCCGCTGCACCCCCGTACCACCATGGATACTTGATGTTCTTACCAGCAGGCTGTTTTGCGTTCGTCGACATACCGTCCAGCTGTTGTGTAGTGTTGTGTTGTCACCACTATTCAAGCAAGGGAAAAGAGACCTCTACGTATAAATACAaatgcatatatatatatatatatatatatatatactacGAGCCGACCGCCGATTGTTTCTTACCCCCCACAACAGCAGCGTAATCGCTGGCCAAACACCAGACCTTGCAGCCCTTTTATACACAGATACCAACGACGCACAGTGGAAAGGGCCTATTCCTTGGCACAGAGATTGCGACGCGATACTATCTGCTATCGTTCCCACCGTCGTGGCCTCAACTCCAACAAAGACAGCGGATGCGCTGTTCTGCGGAAGCGGTCACGCATCGGCAAAGAAACAAGATTTAATCTAGGGCCCGGCGTTGGGGAATACTGTTGCCAAGCGCCCCAGAATAGGATAACTTGGTCAAGTATGACATGAGTGCGTATACTGTCTTTTGATTGCTCATATATAGTGGGGTGGGTTTGTGCTCATCTGGTGGATAGCACAGCACAACTCTTTTTACCCAACGAGGTTCTGCTCTCGTTTCCCTCCGTCATTTTTTGGCAGTTTTTTGGTAAAGAAAGCCCGTAATCGTGGCTTTGGCAAAGACAGACAGAGGGTGAGCGAGCGGGCGGGCGAGAGCGAGAATAGATCCCGAGTAAGGATTGCGATGGCATGAAACACAAGCGAGAGACACACAATGAATGCGAGCGAACAGGGTGTTCGCGATTCGGACTCCTTGAGCGTAACACATACACAcacatatttatatatatatatatatctatattcATAAACATACCTATATATCGGTTGgtactttttgaatttgccTTCTTCTTGACTTGCAATACCACCTGACATATCAGTATAAAGACCCATACGGACCAGATAAACTGAACATGGACCACTTAGAAAATGAACCTTCGATGTTGGAGGAGCCATCGCTTACTCCAAATGTGTCCAACCTAAAACCGTTTCCTTCCCAGAACAGCAAGATATCTACTCCAGTTACCGACCACAGGAGAAGACGCTCATCCAGTGTGATATCGCATGTGGAACAGGAGACTTTTGAGGACGAGAATGACCAACAAATGCTTCCCAACATGAACGCGACCTGGGTCGACCAGCGAGGTGCATGGCTGATCCATATCGTTGTAATCGTACTATTGAGAATTTTCTACTCCTTGTTCCCCGGGTCTACACCCAAATGGACGTGGACTTTGACCAACATGACCTACATCATCGGGTTCTACATCATGTTCCATCTCGTCAAAGGCACGCCCTTCGACTTCAATGGTGGTGCCTACGACAACCTGACCATGTGGGAGCAGATTAACGATGAGACCTTGTACACCCCCactagaaaatttttgctGATCGTTCCCATCGTGCTGTTCCTGATCAGCAACCAGTACTATCGTGACGACATGACACTGTTCCTCTCCAACCTGGCAGTCACGCTCTTCGTTGGTGTCGTTCCCAAGCTGGGAATCACTCATAGACTAAGAATATCCATCCCCGGTATCACGGGTCGTGCCCAAATTAGTTAGAGTTCTGTCTATacgcatatatatatacatatactTACATAGTCGCCAcacatcatcatcatcatcatcatccttCTCTTTATATTCTCTCTAATGCGCATTCACATCAGGGTATACGTCAaatcttctttgtttcgTCAAGGGCACCGCTTGTCTGAATGACTCGATGACTTCAGGATCCAACTCGGCATAGATAATCTCTTCGCCTTCGCCGGCTTCAGCTACGATCTTACCTCTAGGGTCTACCACTATGGAGTGGCCATAGGCATGGTAAGAGCTCTGCAAGTTCCTTGCCGGAGAACATAACATCACATACACCTGGTTGTCGACGGCCCTGCTTCTGGCCAATAAGTGCCAGTGCAGTGGTCCCGTGACCGTGTTGAATGCGCTCGGATAGATCATAGCAAAGGCGCCCTTGCGAGCGCTTAGCATTGCTAGTTCCGGAAACCTCATATCGTAACATATACCCACACCGAACTTACCGTAGCTCGTGTCAATGGTAGTGGGTTTCTCCCCTGGACTCAGAGTCTCACTTTCATGAAACGATATGCCGTTGGGGATGTCCACATCGAAAAGATGGACTTTCCGGTGCTTATCAATCAACTTACCGTCCTCGTTGAAAATTATAGATGTGTTATAAATCTTGTTTGTCTTTGGATCCAATTCTGGAATCGTTCCTCCCACCAAGATGATTCGGAATCTATTGGCTAGATTGGATAGGAACCTGACCGACGTCGAAGGTTCGTTCGGATTGATAACTTCTGAATACTTCCTGAACTGGTCGGTAGAGTACGGAGAATTGAAGCATTCTGGCAACACGACAAGTTTCGTGTCAGGTTGTTCCTTTAAAGCTCTTTCTACAAACGTTGCCGCTCTTTGAAGGTTAGCCATTTTGTCAGGACTAGAGCCTGACAACTGGATCAAAGCgatcttgattttttgtgAAAGGATCTTCGAAGCACTCATGTTTGCgatattctttcttttgctaTTTTAATAACTACATTGTTACGAGAGTCAAGTCTGCTTAGCTAGAAATCATATAGCAAACACAATTAGCAATTTCGACACCTTCTTCGTATCTGATGACGTGCCCGAATATTGATAAGGCCTGCCCTGCTTTCAGATAGGAGTACGAATCAAATCTTAACCAAATGCCATCGTGCCTCCCATAGTAATAGCGTGGCCAGTTGAGCGCCAGCTCTTATTTCTCTGTGCGCAAGGGCTGCAGTAGAGCactttcatcaaaaacttttACATACATACAGATACGATACTGACTGTCTCTACTCAAACTCTAATTCAGCAATAGCTTTCGTCCCAGGGCATATGGTATGACCGAGCTGTTTATCCTTCCATTATTGATGGAATGCTGAAATTAGTCAAGAACAAACCTCCCTTAAGGtcaaataaagaaatcTTTACGGGGAAATGTTACCCGCGCCATTTCGCAGGGCTCATTGAATTAAAGGTGGAATTTGGCATATTCTCCTCATTTGATGAGCTTGGTCGCCAtgcaattctttgaaaactcGCTTTTGATTGCTTTCGATCCCCCCACTGGATGTCATCTTAACTACTGCACTTATTTTTCTTACGTCTAACTATAACGTTTGGAGGGTAGGGGCAACATAGAAACCACATTCTTATTTATCTTATCCCAGTCCCTAGTATTTCGTACCCTAATCgaagtaaaaaaaggaaaacagcAGTGTTGGAAGACAGTTAAATGCCAGATTTTAAGCCTAAAACTTCACCAGACCAATTTATGGGGACTGCTATCCCGCCTGAGATTGTTTACCAAATACTCACGTACCAATTTAGAGACTTGTTACGAAATGACCATCCAGGAACTGCGGAAAAGTTTAACGAAAATTTAGCTACGTTTGTCAAAAGTAATCTAACCGTCAACAAGACATTCTCTCATATTTGTCAAGTTCTCATTTATAGATATTGTAATTTGACTACCGCAAAGAGATTCCATGGTCTTTTGCAAACTTTAAAAGATAATAGAACGCTTTGTAATAAAGTTGAAGTAGCGGATTTCCAAGAGTTGACGTCCATTGGACTGGGGAGATCTAGTGAAATGAATAAATTGATTAAAAATTTGACTAACGAAACTCTTCTCGAGTTTTTGATGCTCACGAAAGCAAACTTGAGAGAATTCTTAGCATGTGAAAATATCCAGGACGATTTGGATGATAATATCATAAAATATATCCTATCTCCGGGCAAAGTATTGAGTGTAGTTGATTTCTGTGGCTGCTCAGGTACCAGCTTCACAGAAAGTTTTATTAAGGCCTTGGAATATTACTATCCCAATATGCCGACTGATCAGTATCAGGTAGAGCCTATCCAACAAAGTTATCAAATTACCTGTTTAGGCCTAAATGACTGTATTGATCTACCATCCCGCGTCCTTTGGAAGATCTTCAAGATGCTACCTGAACTACAGAAACTCGACCTGTCTCACACGTCCATTGATGATAATACATTATATCATGGTATTCCtcattggaaaaatttgaccCATCTTTCCCTAGCTACCTGCCTCCAAGTTACGCCAAGAGCAGTTCTGGAATTTTTTAGTCACCATCCAACAATCACGGATCCTGATAATACTTCTACATTGGAATGGTTGAATGTCAGCGTCATAGCTCACTCATCATCTTGGAATGAGGTGCATACaatgtttttattgaaaaaactcTGCCAGCATGGTCATAATAAGACGTTGCAATACCTAAACATTGGCGGTTTACCATTATATATCGCGTCATCCTTTAGTGAGGATCTTATCACTGAATCCACTTACTACCATCAATGCCGCGATAACTTACAGTTTATAAAGTGGAATTTCCCCAAATTAAAAAGTTTAAGTATAAAGGGAAACAACATCCCGATATCCGCGCTTGTGGAATTCTTGACACCAATTGATCAAGATCATCCTAATtgtgttcaaaaattaaagttTTTAAATATCTCCGGCAACTCATATGTCAATAAATGGACCATTCAAGATTCGTTACTATATACCTGTTCGCCAACTTTGGTCGCCTTAGAAGTAGCTTTTGAATCCTGGcaacaaattgaaaaactaaatGAAAGACATGAAATAATTGCGTATAGATATAAAAATCCTAATTCTGTTATCAAGGATATCTCAACTGCCGAACAAGTGAAATGGAAATGTTATATCGATTCTTCTTACGGTAGAAGGTATTGGCTATATAAGACAGATCCATTTTTAAATCGCGATGATTTGGAATCCAAGTCAAATTTAACCAGATACGATTTGGAAGGTCACAAAATTATAGAGATCATCAATCAGCCTGATTTTTTAAAGTTTGCTCAGAGTAAGATCATGCTTGGGTGTGGGCTAGTTCCTCAAAGTGGCGTCAGGCGTAAATTGTGTTACAGAGATTTGAAACCACCAGTTTCCCAGTTTTTAAATAGAAGAGGTGCAATCAGTCTTGGTCACACACCACTGCCAATAGTTACTCCAACATTACCTCGAGGTGGCTGGAGAATAATTCACAACGAGGATGAACACAACAATGAAAACGATGTTGCTATCCCAAGAAGGACTTTGCTAAATAGGCCTTCCTTAAGAAGCAATAATGCGTCTTCCCGTGTCGACTCAAATGCTAACAATGCTTCTGCAGCGTCTCTAATTAGAGATGGGTTGTACTGGGATAGATCTGTGCATGACTTGCGTGAATTATCATTGCAAGAACAGAGAATTCAGGACTTGGCTGATGAGCAACAGGAGCTAAGAACAATGGCGAACTATGAGGAGACTGACGATGAGTATTTGCATAATCCCGACCTACAACGGAGAAGGTCACAACTACGGCTGTT
This genomic window from Saccharomyces kudriavzevii IFO 1802 strain IFO1802 genome assembly, chromosome: 12 contains:
- the KAP95 gene encoding karyopherin beta (similar to Saccharomyces cerevisiae KAP95 (YLR347C); ancestral locus Anc_4.180) — encoded protein: MSTVEFAQLLENSILSPDQNVRLTSETQLKKLSNDNFLQFAGLSSQVLVDENTKIEGRILAALTLKNELVSKDSIKTQQFAQRWITQVSPEAKSQIKANALAALVSMEPRIANAAAQLIAAIADIELPHGAWPELMKIMVDNTGAEQPENVKRASLLALGYMCESADPQSQALVSSSNNILIAIVQGAQSTETSKAVRLAALNALADSLIFIKNNMEREGERNYLMQVVCEATQAEDIEVQAAAFGCLCKIMSLYYTFMKPYMEQALYALTIATMKSPNDKVASMTVEFWSTICEEEIDIAYELAQFPQSPLQSYNFALSSIKDVVPNLLNLLTRQNEDPEDDDWNVSMSAGACLQLFAQNCGNHILESVLEFVEQNITADSWRNREAAVMAFGSIMDGPDKVQRTYYVHQALPSILNLMNDQSLQVKETTAWCIGRIADSVAESIDPQQHLPGVVQACLIGLQDHPKVATNCSWTIINLVEQLAEATPSPIYNFYPALVDGLIGAANRIDNEFNARASAFSALTTMVEYATDTVAETSASISTFVMDKLGQTMSVDETQLSLEDAQSLQELQSNILTVLAAVIRKSPSSVEPVADMLMGLFFKLLEKKDSAFIEDDVFYAISALAASLGKSFEKYLETFSPYLLKALNQVDSPVSITAVGFIADISNSLEEDFRRYSDAMMNVLAQMISNPNARRELKPAVLSVFGDIASNIGADFIPYLNDIMALCVAAQNTKPENGTLEALDHQIKVLEAVLDAYVGIVAGLHDKPEALFPYVGTIFQFIAQVAEDPQLYSEDTTSRAAVGLIGDIAAMFPDGSIKQFYGQDWIIDYIKRTRSSQLFSQTTKDTARWAREQQKRQLSL
- the DIC1 gene encoding Dic1p (similar to Saccharomyces cerevisiae DIC1 (YLR348C); ancestral locus Anc_1.123), giving the protein MSTNAKQPAGKNIKYPWWYGGAAGIFATMVTHPLDLAKVRLQAAPMPKPTLFKMLESILANEGVVGLYSGLSAAVLRQCTYTTVRFGAYDLLKERVIPDDQLTNMAYLLPCSMFSGAIGGLAGNFADVVNIRMQNDSALEVAKRRNYKNAVDGVYKIYRYEGGLKTLFTGWRPNMVRGILMTASQVVTYDVFKNYLVTELNFDASKNYTHLTASLLAGLVATTVCSPADVMKTRIMNGSGDHQPALKILADAIRKEGPSFMFRGWLPSFTRLGPFTMLIFFAIEQLKKHRVGMPKEGK
- the ORM2 gene encoding sphingolipid homeostasis protein ORM2 (similar to Saccharomyces cerevisiae ORM1 (YGR038W) and ORM2 (YLR350W); ancestral locus Anc_4.182), which encodes MDHLENEPSMLEEPSLTPNVSNLKPFPSQNSKISTPVTDHRRRRSSSVISHVEQETFEDENDQQMLPNMNATWVDQRGAWLIHIVVIVLLRIFYSLFPGSTPKWTWTLTNMTYIIGFYIMFHLVKGTPFDFNGGAYDNLTMWEQINDETLYTPTRKFLLIVPIVLFLISNQYYRDDMTLFLSNLAVTLFVGVVPKLGITHRLRISIPGITGRAQIS
- the NIT3 gene encoding putative hydrolase (similar to Saccharomyces cerevisiae NIT3 (YLR351C); ancestral locus Anc_4.183), translating into MSASKILSQKIKIALIQLSGSSPDKMANLQRAATFVERALKEQPDTKLVVLPECFNSPYSTDQFRKYSEVINPNEPSTSVRFLSNLANRFRIILVGGTIPELDPKTNKIYNTSIIFNEDGKLIDKHRKVHLFDVDIPNGISFHESETLSPGEKPTTIDTSYGKFGVGICYDMRFPELAMLSARKGAFAMIYPSAFNTVTGPLHWHLLARSRAVDNQVYVMLCSPARNLQSSYHAYGHSIVVDPRGKIVAEAGEGEEIIYAELDPEVIESFRQAVPLTKQRRFDVYPDVNAH
- the LUG1 gene encoding Lug1p (similar to Saccharomyces cerevisiae YLR352W; ancestral locus Anc_4.185) → MPDFKPKTSPDQFMGTAIPPEIVYQILTYQFRDLLRNDHPGTAEKFNENLATFVKSNLTVNKTFSHICQVLIYRYCNLTTAKRFHGLLQTLKDNRTLCNKVEVADFQELTSIGLGRSSEMNKLIKNLTNETLLEFLMLTKANLREFLACENIQDDLDDNIIKYILSPGKVLSVVDFCGCSGTSFTESFIKALEYYYPNMPTDQYQVEPIQQSYQITCLGLNDCIDLPSRVLWKIFKMLPELQKLDLSHTSIDDNTLYHGIPHWKNLTHLSLATCLQVTPRAVLEFFSHHPTITDPDNTSTLEWLNVSVIAHSSSWNEVHTMFLLKKLCQHGHNKTLQYLNIGGLPLYIASSFSEDLITESTYYHQCRDNLQFIKWNFPKLKSLSIKGNNIPISALVEFLTPIDQDHPNCVQKLKFLNISGNSYVNKWTIQDSLLYTCSPTLVALEVAFESWQQIEKLNERHEIIAYRYKNPNSVIKDISTAEQVKWKCYIDSSYGRRYWLYKTDPFLNRDDLESKSNLTRYDLEGHKIIEIINQPDFLKFAQSKIMLGCGLVPQSGVRRKLCYRDLKPPVSQFLNRRGAISLGHTPLPIVTPTLPRGGWRIIHNEDEHNNENDVAIPRRTLLNRPSLRSNNASSRVDSNANNASAASLIRDGLYWDRSVHDLRELSLQEQRIQDLADEQQELRTMANYEETDDEYLHNPDLQRRRSQLRLFESSRSRSGNKVRPGLTGENSSSGSYLSFSHLNHLHKRKNYYFTHPDEFIYDLKDPRTTQRYRLHFEVVDEYQVFGCIERGMYRYYSLKA